In Panthera leo isolate Ple1 chromosome B3, P.leo_Ple1_pat1.1, whole genome shotgun sequence, a single genomic region encodes these proteins:
- the FOXB1 gene encoding forkhead box protein B1, protein MPRPGRNTYSDQKPPYSYISLTAMAIQSSPEKMLPLSEIYKFIMDRFPYYRENTQRWQNSLRHNLSFNDCFIKIPRRPDQPGKGSFWALHPSCGDMFENGSFLRRRKRFKVLKSDHLAPSKPADAAQYLQQQAKLRLSALAASGTHLPQMPAAAYNLGGVAQPSGFKHPFAIENIIAREYKMPGGLAFSAMQPVPAAYPLPNQLTTMSSSLGTGWPHVYGSAGMIDSATPISMASGDYSAYGVPLKPLCHAAGQTLPAIPVPIKPTPAAVPALPALPAPIPTLLSNSPPSLSPTSSQTATSQSSPATPSETLTSPASALHSVAVH, encoded by the coding sequence ATGCCTCGGCCGGGCCGCAACACGTACAGCGACCAAAAGCCGCCCTACTCGTACATCTCGCTGACCGCCATGGCCATCCAGAGCTCGCCCGAGAAGATGCTGCCGTTGAGCGAGATCTACAAGTTCATCATGGACCGCTTCCCCTACTACCGGGAGAACACGCAGCGCTGGCAGAACAGTCTGCGCCACAACCTATCCTTCAACGACTGCTTCATCAAGATCCCGCGGCGGCCAGACCAGCCGGGCAAGGGCAGCTTCTGGGCGCTGCACCCCAGCTGCGGGGACATGTTCGAGAACGGCAGCTTCCTGCGGCGCCGCAAGCGCTTCAAGGTGCTCAAGTCCGACCACCTGGCGCCCAGCAAGCCCGCCGACGCCGCGCAGTATCTGCAGCAGCAGGCCAAGCTGCGCCTCAGCGCGCTTGCGGCCTCCGGCACGCACCTGCCACAGATGCCCGCTGCCGCCTACAACCTGGGCGGCGTGGCGCAGCCATCGGGTTTCAAGCACCCCTTCGCCATCGAGAATATCATCGCTCGAGAGTACAAGATGCCTGGGGGGCTGGCCTTCTCCGCCATGCAGCCCGTGCCCGCCGCCTACCCGCTCCCCAACCAGTTGACTACCATGAGCAGCTCGCTGGGCACTGGCTGGCCGCACGTGTACGGTTCCGCAGGCATGATCGATTCGGCCACCCCCATCTCCATGGCTAGTGGCGATTACAGCGCCTACGGCGTGCCATTGAAGCCGCTGTGCCACGCAGCAGGCCAGACGCTGCCCGCCATCCCGGTGCCCATCAAGCCCACCCCGGCCGCGGTGCCCGCGCTGCCCGCGCTGCCCGCGCCCATCCCCACCTTGCTCTCGAACTCGCCGCCCTCGCTCAGCCCCACGTCCTCGCAGACAGCCACCAGCCAAAGCAGCCCCGCCACTCCCAGTGAAACGCTCACCAGCCCGGCCTCCGCCTTGCACTCGGTGGCGGTGCATTGA